A stretch of Desulfotalea psychrophila LSv54 DNA encodes these proteins:
- a CDS encoding TolC family protein, giving the protein MNLQRRPHFCRAILLFSLCTSILLSPLFFRQRCYADTQTLAESDALTVGAKEQAVVGLAAALQATMSYNPAIKGKRAELNSYEARIDGAKAGRYPSLSAQANNVNNYLGQYEQGIVSIQQPLWAFGKIDNEIDRAEANYHSEQLGLLQVQRQLIENTAAAYARIEGIEKRATVARLNIREHEKLYNRIKRREEGHMASEADMRLAYSRLIQAKTQLMRIGGERDIAISNLRLLTQADVAVDAVVDKDLTELPMIAEVEDRAIKNSADVRYKKMRLDVVAYDVKREKIASLPTLSCRVDYEFLDKPESGDRTSYGLVLEGNLEGMGFTTISRVKGATSREIAAREDVDLTTNDVLNRVRSLMLDRAMQSSLKNAQRESVQIVESTMASFMRQYESGRKSWIDVLNTQRELTELRYQLAQIENDWLTSSLRVLAVTGELDQLAGIESL; this is encoded by the coding sequence ATGAATCTTCAGCGCCGGCCTCATTTTTGTAGGGCCATTTTGTTATTTTCTCTCTGCACCTCCATCCTGCTCTCGCCACTGTTTTTTAGGCAGCGCTGTTATGCAGACACACAGACCCTGGCGGAAAGCGATGCCCTGACAGTTGGAGCGAAGGAGCAAGCGGTGGTGGGTTTAGCTGCTGCCCTACAGGCCACCATGAGTTACAATCCGGCAATAAAGGGGAAACGCGCCGAGCTCAACTCGTATGAGGCTAGAATCGACGGTGCCAAGGCGGGGCGATATCCATCTCTTTCTGCTCAGGCCAATAATGTTAATAATTACCTGGGCCAGTATGAACAGGGCATAGTGAGTATCCAGCAACCTCTGTGGGCTTTTGGGAAAATAGATAACGAGATTGACCGGGCAGAGGCCAACTATCACTCTGAGCAACTTGGACTATTACAGGTACAGCGGCAACTCATTGAAAATACAGCTGCGGCCTACGCCCGTATAGAGGGAATCGAGAAGCGCGCCACAGTGGCTCGGCTGAATATCAGAGAGCACGAAAAACTTTATAATCGAATTAAACGACGCGAAGAAGGCCACATGGCTTCCGAGGCTGATATGCGCCTGGCATACTCTCGTCTTATTCAGGCCAAGACCCAATTGATGCGTATTGGCGGTGAAAGAGATATCGCCATTTCTAATCTACGCTTATTGACTCAAGCCGATGTTGCCGTTGATGCCGTTGTTGATAAAGATCTGACAGAATTACCGATGATAGCCGAGGTTGAAGATCGGGCCATAAAAAACAGTGCTGATGTCAGATACAAGAAGATGCGTTTAGACGTGGTTGCCTATGATGTCAAAAGAGAGAAAATCGCCTCGCTACCAACCCTGTCTTGCCGGGTTGACTACGAATTTCTCGATAAACCGGAAAGCGGCGATAGAACCAGTTATGGCCTGGTACTCGAAGGCAATTTAGAAGGTATGGGCTTTACCACTATTAGCCGGGTAAAAGGTGCCACATCCCGCGAAATAGCTGCACGGGAAGATGTGGACCTTACCACCAATGATGTGCTTAATCGGGTCCGTTCTCTGATGCTCGATCGCGCCATGCAGAGCTCTCTGAAAAATGCTCAAAGGGAATCGGTGCAGATTGTTGAATCAACCATGGCCTCCTTTATGCGGCAGTATGAATCGGGGCGAAAATCGTGGATTGATGTACTCAATACCCAACGTGAACTCACTGAATTGCGCTATCAGTTGGCCCAAATAGAAAATGATTGGCTCACCTCATCCCTACGCGTTTTGGCCGTGACGGGTGAGCTTGATCAACTGGCAGGAATTGAATCTCTATGA
- a CDS encoding ATP-binding cassette domain-containing protein — protein sequence MIKNILKTDSPARQKASERGCAEIDPSFLQQDLPAGVLKQLLDRLDIPVQTGALTHACEQAQKEMTEASPSQRINFIFHALQIRGVQVAQLRWTRFDQRRLPAMLCHGGSWKLIERGQSGQLILTDEMGETCQCCEADLSDVFVLWLHVQQKRETGPSLKGNLAARLLLREMFKDRRWLVNVTISTIIINVLAITTSLFALQVYDRVVPTLAYATLYTLVAGMAIMVSLDWLLKTLRARILDSVSCAVDRSVSQQVFDHVMRLQLDIRPRSLGTLAAQVGGLDSVKQFFTSGVIFALIDMPFALMFIAFIAIIGGPIGWVYLLLLPVAATLGWITQKRLRRLMREQMIRSNERQGLLVDAIQGSESIRANNATWRFSEQWREITTSISRYNIQQKAISNLATVSTGSLSTIAYVTAIVVGVGQIEAGNLTMGALIACSILGGRVIAPVAQSVQYLAQWQNIAQALQMVNQVLILKTDRRPDQELLMPDERPATVELEGVRFCYPESPIQQLNIAKLSFKAGDRVALIGNVGSGKSTLLKVLAGLYAPAEGRVRLGNADLWEMDPHLVAEHIGYLPQSVHLFKGTLRSNLTLSGAVSDSHLLHIAHELGIDSIAAENPRSMELPISEGGEGLSGGQRQLVGLARVFLAQPTIWLLDEPTASLDSNSEQQVLAAIASHIKADDILILSTHRPALITQLTNRVVVMQRGEISADGPPEVVLPRLMGKRTNQAHGAREVQVRMPMPAAVYSGNNRGAYNVI from the coding sequence ATGATTAAAAATATACTAAAAACAGATAGTCCAGCTCGGCAGAAAGCATCTGAGAGGGGATGCGCTGAGATTGATCCCAGTTTTTTACAGCAAGATCTACCTGCAGGGGTCTTAAAACAACTTCTTGATCGCCTGGATATACCGGTGCAGACAGGTGCCCTTACTCATGCCTGTGAACAGGCACAAAAAGAGATGACCGAGGCATCGCCCAGCCAGCGGATTAACTTCATTTTTCATGCCTTACAGATCAGAGGCGTGCAGGTGGCTCAGCTACGCTGGACCCGTTTTGATCAGCGACGTCTCCCTGCGATGCTCTGCCATGGTGGCAGTTGGAAGTTAATCGAGCGCGGCCAGAGCGGCCAGTTAATTCTGACGGATGAAATGGGCGAGACATGCCAGTGCTGCGAAGCGGATTTGAGTGATGTCTTTGTCCTGTGGTTACATGTTCAGCAGAAGAGAGAGACTGGCCCCTCCTTAAAGGGCAACCTTGCTGCCCGTCTGCTCCTACGGGAGATGTTTAAAGATCGTCGCTGGCTTGTCAACGTCACTATTTCCACCATAATCATTAATGTTTTGGCGATTACCACCTCACTCTTTGCCCTGCAGGTCTATGATCGGGTAGTACCGACCCTGGCCTACGCGACCCTCTATACCCTGGTGGCTGGCATGGCGATTATGGTCAGTCTGGACTGGCTCCTCAAAACCCTGCGCGCCCGCATCCTCGACAGTGTCTCCTGTGCCGTCGACAGGAGTGTATCACAACAGGTATTTGACCACGTAATGCGTCTACAGCTCGATATTCGACCACGCAGCCTCGGAACTCTGGCGGCACAGGTCGGTGGACTTGACTCGGTTAAACAGTTTTTTACCTCCGGGGTGATTTTTGCCCTGATCGACATGCCCTTTGCCCTGATGTTTATTGCCTTTATCGCCATTATTGGTGGTCCCATTGGCTGGGTATACCTGCTCTTGCTTCCAGTGGCGGCAACATTGGGTTGGATAACCCAAAAGCGCCTGCGCCGTTTAATGCGCGAGCAGATGATACGCTCCAACGAACGTCAGGGACTACTGGTGGATGCCATCCAAGGCAGTGAATCAATTCGTGCCAACAACGCCACCTGGCGTTTTTCTGAACAGTGGCGTGAAATAACCACCTCTATCTCTCGTTACAATATACAGCAAAAGGCGATCAGCAATCTGGCGACGGTCTCAACGGGTAGCCTGTCAACCATAGCCTATGTTACGGCAATTGTTGTTGGGGTCGGCCAGATCGAGGCTGGTAACCTGACCATGGGCGCACTCATTGCCTGTAGTATTCTCGGTGGCCGGGTAATTGCCCCCGTTGCCCAAAGTGTGCAGTATCTTGCCCAGTGGCAGAATATTGCCCAGGCACTGCAGATGGTCAATCAGGTACTGATCCTTAAGACAGATCGTCGTCCGGACCAGGAGCTGTTGATGCCCGACGAACGGCCTGCAACAGTTGAGCTGGAAGGGGTCCGTTTCTGCTATCCCGAGTCCCCCATACAGCAACTGAATATCGCTAAACTCAGCTTTAAGGCCGGTGACCGGGTGGCCCTGATCGGTAACGTTGGTTCCGGTAAATCGACACTGCTTAAGGTATTGGCCGGTCTCTATGCACCAGCCGAAGGACGTGTCCGCTTAGGCAATGCCGATCTTTGGGAGATGGATCCTCATCTGGTAGCAGAACATATCGGCTACCTGCCACAGAGTGTCCATCTATTCAAGGGCACCCTACGCAGCAACCTGACACTCTCCGGTGCCGTCAGTGATTCCCACCTATTGCATATCGCCCATGAACTGGGGATTGATAGCATTGCAGCCGAAAATCCCCGCAGCATGGAGCTACCCATCAGCGAAGGGGGCGAGGGGCTGTCCGGTGGTCAACGGCAGTTGGTTGGTCTGGCCCGGGTCTTCCTGGCCCAACCCACAATATGGTTACTGGATGAACCAACGGCTTCATTGGACAGCAACAGTGAACAGCAGGTGCTGGCAGCTATTGCCTCTCATATTAAGGCCGATGATATTCTCATACTATCAACCCATCGACCGGCACTTATCACCCAGCTGACGAACCGGGTTGTGGTGATGCAGCGCGGTGAGATAAGCGCCGATGGCCCACCAGAAGTGGTACTACCACGACTGATGGGAAAAAGGACGAACCAGGCCCATGGTGCCAGAGAAGTACAGGTGCGTATGCCGATGCCTGCTGCCGTATATTCCGGAAACAACAGGGGGGCATATAATGTTATCTAA
- a CDS encoding HlyD family efflux transporter periplasmic adaptor subunit: protein MLSNNPLATNEIDNDRAIARLESYHRGRYSLVLWLLLIAFVIVILWASVFQLNQVARARGEVIASSRVQIIQSVDGGVLAELNVREGDQVKPGQVLARLDQTRSGASVKEIEARLSALKAKATRLRAEVTEVDKLIFPEELLKHPETVAVERALFQQRRTGLKEELKTLKVAVKLAQEEVTLLTNLERSGDVNRSEVIRTKRALNDAKSKLIVRKNRHFEEASTELIKAEDGIAQNEQIFAQRKQQLEDSVFTALVPGIVKNVRVTTVGGVLRAGEELMQIIPVGDDLIIEAKVSPTDIALVRPGLVATIRFDPFDYTIFGGVTGKVVYVSADTLKEKTARGEDIYYRVHVITEMTPVTTTTGKVLDILPGMTAQLDIRTGERSVLEYMLKPLRKTVSNAFGER from the coding sequence ATGTTATCTAACAATCCTTTAGCGACAAATGAAATAGACAACGACAGGGCAATAGCTCGCCTTGAGAGTTACCATCGCGGTCGTTACTCACTGGTCTTATGGCTATTGCTCATCGCCTTTGTTATCGTCATCCTCTGGGCATCTGTCTTTCAGTTGAACCAGGTTGCACGTGCCAGGGGCGAGGTGATTGCCAGTAGTCGGGTGCAGATTATTCAGTCGGTGGATGGTGGCGTGCTGGCGGAGTTGAACGTCAGGGAGGGCGACCAGGTAAAACCGGGGCAGGTACTGGCACGTCTCGACCAGACTCGATCTGGAGCTTCGGTGAAGGAGATCGAAGCGCGCCTGTCTGCCCTGAAGGCCAAGGCAACTCGTTTGCGGGCGGAGGTGACCGAGGTGGATAAACTTATCTTTCCTGAAGAGTTACTTAAACATCCTGAAACCGTGGCAGTGGAACGCGCTCTGTTCCAACAACGACGCACCGGACTAAAAGAGGAGCTCAAAACCCTGAAGGTGGCGGTCAAGCTGGCCCAGGAAGAGGTGACCCTGCTGACCAATCTGGAGCGATCCGGCGATGTGAATCGTTCCGAGGTAATTCGTACCAAACGGGCACTCAATGATGCTAAATCCAAGTTAATCGTGCGCAAAAACCGTCATTTTGAAGAGGCGAGTACCGAGCTGATTAAAGCTGAAGATGGTATTGCCCAGAATGAACAGATCTTCGCCCAACGAAAACAACAGCTGGAGGACAGTGTTTTTACCGCCCTGGTTCCCGGTATCGTTAAAAATGTCCGGGTGACGACCGTGGGCGGGGTACTGCGTGCCGGTGAGGAGTTGATGCAGATCATCCCCGTCGGTGATGATCTTATTATTGAAGCCAAGGTAAGTCCCACCGATATTGCCCTGGTACGTCCCGGTCTGGTAGCGACCATTCGTTTTGACCCCTTTGACTATACCATCTTTGGCGGAGTGACCGGTAAGGTTGTCTACGTCAGTGCCGATACCCTTAAAGAGAAAACTGCCCGGGGCGAAGATATTTACTACCGTGTCCATGTCATTACAGAGATGACGCCCGTTACCACCACAACTGGCAAGGTACTCGATATCCTACCGGGGATGACCGCTCAGCTCGATATTCGTACCGGTGAGCGTAGTGTCCTTGAATATATGTTGAAACCATTGCGTAAGACTGTCAGTAACGCCTTCGGTGAACGTTAA
- a CDS encoding bifunctional sulfate adenylyltransferase/adenylylsulfate kinase, whose translation MPFQKNINCKYPETLLVDPEQIEGLKAEALDLISLTLSVEQICDLELLLNRGFYPLVAYMDQASYLSVLKNMRLTDGTLWPTPISLAVSKNRVAGLTIGQRLALNDQEGFLIAILTISDIWQADTRLEAKAVYGTTDSARHPGVRKLYDCSGDYYLAGSLEGISLPVHYDFQSLRLSPAETVQRFMTKGWQRVVGFQTDEYLHYGHHKMIMAAAQEIGAAVFIQAQINCPGEITHYTHVRCHQAFTKLFPINMAGLGLFALPAKKTGPREALLQAIIKKNFGCTHFMVAPDHADPFAVMTDEKALFYPRGEAQKLVAYYEKETEITMIPQRGVGYCKKDKKYIFQGAKGAENSSLIDSKGLMGRLKREEEIPPWFTCPKIVQEIRHDFLPRSGQGFTIFMTGLSGAGKSTIAKVLQVKFAEMRERPVTLLDGDIVRLNLSSELSFSQKDRNLNVTRIGFVAGEITKNGGIALCAPIAPYEESRQVNRRLISNYGGYIEVYVATPLQVCEQRDSKGLYAKARSGRIKNVTGITDPYIPPTNPEITIDTTNINPMDAAEKILLYLKGEGYL comes from the coding sequence ATGCCTTTTCAAAAAAACATAAATTGCAAATATCCAGAGACTTTGCTGGTCGATCCTGAGCAGATAGAGGGGTTAAAGGCAGAGGCCCTGGATCTTATCAGCCTGACTCTTTCTGTCGAGCAAATTTGCGATCTTGAGCTATTGTTAAATCGGGGTTTCTATCCTCTTGTTGCTTATATGGACCAGGCCTCTTATCTCTCTGTGCTAAAAAACATGAGACTAACGGATGGAACTCTTTGGCCCACCCCCATTTCTCTGGCTGTCTCGAAAAACAGGGTCGCTGGCTTAACAATAGGGCAGCGCCTAGCACTTAATGATCAGGAAGGTTTTCTTATCGCAATCCTGACCATTAGTGACATTTGGCAAGCAGATACAAGGCTGGAGGCCAAGGCCGTTTATGGTACCACTGATTCGGCCCGGCATCCTGGAGTACGAAAATTGTACGATTGCTCCGGCGATTACTATCTTGCCGGTTCTCTTGAGGGTATTTCTTTACCTGTTCATTATGATTTCCAATCTCTACGTCTAAGTCCTGCCGAGACTGTTCAACGTTTCATGACGAAGGGCTGGCAAAGGGTCGTTGGTTTTCAGACCGATGAGTATTTGCACTATGGTCACCATAAAATGATTATGGCCGCAGCGCAGGAGATAGGCGCAGCCGTTTTTATCCAAGCCCAAATTAACTGTCCCGGGGAAATCACCCATTACACCCATGTACGCTGTCATCAGGCCTTCACCAAGCTCTTTCCCATAAATATGGCGGGACTTGGCTTGTTTGCTCTTCCGGCAAAAAAGACAGGACCGAGGGAGGCTCTTTTACAGGCGATAATCAAGAAAAATTTTGGTTGCACTCATTTCATGGTTGCCCCTGACCATGCAGACCCCTTTGCCGTCATGACTGATGAAAAGGCACTGTTTTATCCTCGGGGTGAGGCGCAAAAGCTCGTCGCTTATTATGAAAAAGAGACCGAGATAACAATGATTCCTCAACGAGGGGTAGGATACTGCAAAAAGGATAAAAAATATATTTTTCAGGGGGCCAAAGGGGCTGAGAACAGTTCATTAATCGATTCGAAGGGATTAATGGGTCGATTAAAAAGAGAAGAAGAAATCCCTCCCTGGTTCACCTGTCCGAAGATTGTCCAAGAAATTCGCCATGATTTCCTCCCAAGGTCTGGGCAGGGCTTTACCATTTTCATGACAGGGCTTTCCGGAGCAGGGAAATCAACAATTGCCAAGGTATTACAGGTAAAGTTTGCGGAGATGCGTGAGCGGCCTGTAACACTGCTGGATGGTGATATTGTGCGACTCAATCTCTCCTCTGAACTTTCATTTTCCCAAAAAGACAGAAATCTCAATGTCACCCGTATTGGTTTTGTCGCAGGTGAGATAACTAAAAATGGTGGTATAGCCCTATGTGCGCCCATCGCCCCCTATGAAGAGTCCCGCCAAGTAAACAGACGCTTAATTTCAAATTATGGAGGCTATATCGAAGTATATGTAGCAACACCCCTTCAGGTTTGTGAGCAGCGTGACAGCAAGGGACTCTATGCCAAGGCCCGATCCGGCCGGATCAAGAATGTAACAGGGATAACAGATCCGTATATTCCCCCGACGAATCCTGAAATTACCATCGATACCACAAACATTAACCCCATGGATGCAGCAGAGAAGATACTGCTATATCTGAAGGGGGAAGGATACCTGTAA
- a CDS encoding HD-GYP domain-containing protein: MKLKAHYRIVLIYLLLGFFWILISDAVVNSLFEDRADIIFAENIKGWFFIAFNGLLLFFLIKREINAIKAINIKLMESYEQTIIGWMHVTDLRHRETKDHTERVTKMTVALAKFSGISKKEELKNIERGAMLHDVGKIGIPDAILIKPGKLNEEEWKQIKKHPQIAHDIISNIAFLRPCIDIPYSHHEKWDGSGYPLGIGGDEIPMAARYFAIVDVWDALIHPRIYKAAWTEEEVLAYIQEQSGKHFDPDIVELFLENYEQIRGDLIYPEWGPPSP; the protein is encoded by the coding sequence ATGAAACTTAAAGCACACTACCGAATCGTCTTAATATATCTGCTATTGGGCTTTTTTTGGATATTAATCTCTGATGCAGTCGTAAATAGCCTCTTTGAGGATAGGGCAGATATCATCTTTGCCGAGAATATTAAGGGTTGGTTCTTTATTGCCTTCAACGGCTTGCTCCTCTTCTTTCTTATAAAAAGAGAGATTAATGCCATAAAGGCGATAAATATTAAACTGATGGAGAGTTATGAGCAGACTATCATTGGCTGGATGCATGTTACTGACCTTCGCCATAGGGAAACAAAGGATCATACTGAGCGGGTAACGAAGATGACAGTTGCGCTGGCAAAGTTCTCTGGTATCAGCAAAAAAGAGGAACTGAAGAACATTGAACGGGGAGCAATGCTGCACGATGTGGGTAAAATTGGTATTCCCGATGCCATTTTAATTAAGCCAGGAAAGCTGAATGAAGAGGAGTGGAAACAGATAAAGAAGCACCCGCAGATAGCGCATGATATTATATCTAATATTGCCTTTCTCAGACCCTGCATAGACATTCCATATTCTCATCATGAGAAGTGGGATGGTAGTGGTTACCCGCTGGGTATAGGCGGAGATGAAATACCGATGGCGGCCAGATATTTCGCCATTGTTGATGTATGGGATGCCCTTATCCACCCCCGCATATACAAAGCGGCATGGACGGAAGAAGAGGTGTTAGCATATATTCAGGAGCAGTCAGGGAAACACTTTGATCCTGATATTGTAGAGTTATTCTTAGAAAACTATGAACAGATAAGGGGTGATTTAATCTATCCAGAATGGGGGCCCCCATCGCCATAG
- a CDS encoding APC family permease gives MITKRKSTKLGELPATAICGNDISSSILYVSPLTIVAAGQYAWLALLVVAMVLYLFRKIYGEVVGALPMNGGAYNALLNTTSKSTASLAATLTLLSYMATAVISASTAMHYLHGILPALPITLSTMLLLALFLGVTLMGIGESSIVALIIFLFHLFSLVLLTGAVGLYLFNNGLAILASNNQLPPPHGSIMMAIFWGFAAAMLGISGFESSANYVEKQEEGVFAKTLRNMWVVVSVFNPLMAFLALALVPIAEVGKHADNLLSHMGQISGGAWLASLISIDAVLVLSGAVLTSYVGVTGLLERITLDRILPGYLLRKNRRGSSYRILLTFFLLCISILLITEGKAETLAGVYTISFLLVMGLFGLGNILLKVKRKNLPRPERASWPTVIIAILAVGCALWGNIIKLPPAGERSNLAVFIEYFIPAILFVAIMLNRIALLELLTKSILYIFVPLLKIIHRLNQEIKVVIDRIKSQEFVFFTRGDNLVNLEKVLQYIQKNEHTKRIKIVHIYGNGDDREVGHLNQDIVYLTHKYPRIVIELIDMQGRFGPELIQQLSKEWNIPVNFMFIGSPGEKFPYRIQELGGVRLII, from the coding sequence ATGATTACCAAACGCAAATCCACCAAACTGGGGGAACTACCCGCCACCGCCATCTGCGGCAACGATATCTCCTCCTCGATTCTCTATGTCTCCCCCCTGACGATCGTTGCCGCCGGCCAGTATGCCTGGCTGGCCCTACTGGTCGTGGCCATGGTCCTTTATCTCTTTAGAAAGATATACGGAGAGGTGGTGGGTGCCCTGCCCATGAATGGCGGGGCCTATAATGCCCTGTTGAACACGACTAGTAAATCCACCGCCTCCCTGGCCGCTACCCTGACCCTTCTCTCCTATATGGCCACCGCCGTGATCTCTGCCTCCACGGCCATGCACTACCTCCATGGCATCCTCCCCGCCCTGCCGATAACCCTGTCCACCATGCTTCTGCTCGCCCTCTTTCTGGGGGTCACCCTTATGGGTATAGGCGAATCTTCCATCGTCGCTCTTATTATATTTCTCTTCCATCTCTTCTCCTTAGTTCTCCTCACCGGAGCCGTTGGTCTCTATCTCTTCAACAACGGTCTTGCCATCTTGGCAAGCAACAACCAGCTGCCTCCCCCCCATGGCAGTATTATGATGGCAATATTTTGGGGATTTGCGGCAGCCATGCTGGGTATCTCGGGTTTTGAGAGTTCGGCCAACTATGTCGAAAAGCAGGAGGAGGGGGTTTTTGCCAAGACCCTGCGCAATATGTGGGTTGTGGTCAGTGTCTTTAATCCCCTGATGGCCTTTTTGGCTCTGGCGCTGGTGCCCATTGCTGAGGTGGGCAAACATGCAGACAACCTGCTCTCACATATGGGGCAGATTAGCGGTGGCGCCTGGCTGGCTTCTCTGATCTCCATCGATGCGGTGCTGGTCCTCAGTGGAGCGGTGCTCACCTCCTATGTGGGAGTTACCGGCCTGCTTGAGCGCATAACCCTGGATCGAATTCTGCCGGGATATCTGCTCAGAAAGAACCGACGGGGCAGCTCCTACCGGATCTTGCTGACCTTCTTCCTCCTCTGCATCTCCATCCTTCTCATCACCGAGGGCAAAGCCGAAACACTGGCCGGGGTCTATACCATCTCTTTTCTTCTGGTCATGGGCCTCTTTGGCCTGGGCAACATCCTCCTCAAGGTTAAACGAAAAAACCTGCCCAGACCGGAGCGAGCCTCGTGGCCGACGGTAATCATCGCCATTCTTGCCGTAGGCTGCGCCCTTTGGGGTAACATCATCAAGCTGCCCCCGGCCGGTGAACGCTCCAATCTGGCCGTCTTTATCGAATATTTCATTCCGGCCATACTCTTCGTGGCCATCATGCTTAACCGTATCGCTCTTTTGGAGCTATTAACCAAATCCATTCTCTATATCTTTGTTCCCCTTCTGAAAATTATCCACCGGCTTAACCAGGAGATAAAGGTGGTTATCGATAGAATCAAGTCCCAGGAGTTTGTTTTTTTCACCAGGGGCGACAATCTGGTCAATCTGGAAAAGGTCCTGCAATATATCCAAAAAAATGAGCATACCAAGAGGATAAAGATCGTCCATATCTACGGTAATGGAGATGACAGAGAGGTAGGGCACCTTAATCAGGATATCGTCTATCTTACCCATAAGTACCCGCGGATAGTCATTGAGCTGATAGATATGCAGGGCAGGTTCGGACCGGAGCTGATTCAGCAGCTCTCCAAGGAGTGGAACATTCCCGTTAACTTCATGTTCATCGGTTCACCCGGCGAAAAGTTTCCCTACCGGATTCAGGAACTGGGCGGGGTCAGGCTGATCATCTAG
- a CDS encoding rhodanese-like domain-containing protein, with translation MKKIATMVLLLSIFTFAGQSRAELKMLDSQEIIAIQNNPDWLIVDTRLSDAFNGWKLDGVERGGHIEGAVNFSANWLHLKKKNLKEELLEILKAKGISPDRHIVLYDANGLDAKAVAGFLREENYSRLYGYDIRGWAADTNLAMQRYKNYQRIVPAVIVRAALAGKSPETFTGSKKIKVVEASWGEEKTSYSKGHIPGAFHVNTDRIEPPTTSEPVMWLLADSPTLKRFALEFGFQKDDTIIVASQEPMAAYRLATVLRYIGVDDVRVLNGGTDSWLLAGYPLETESHSPRPVTDFAGIVPGNSDIMDSMSETKAGLDRAQGFTLVDNRTWQEHIGETSGYSYHKKRGRIPGAIFGYAGTSGAYGLEYYRNPDKTMRSADEFLALWQEQGINTNNHLSFMCGSGWRAAEIYYYADVYGLRDIAIFSDGWIGWSNDEKNLTETGIPTR, from the coding sequence ATGAAAAAAATAGCGACCATGGTTTTGCTTTTGAGCATCTTCACCTTTGCCGGGCAGAGCCGGGCTGAACTTAAGATGCTTGATAGCCAAGAGATTATAGCCATTCAGAACAATCCGGACTGGCTTATTGTCGATACTCGACTCAGTGATGCCTTTAACGGTTGGAAGCTTGATGGGGTGGAGCGTGGTGGACATATAGAGGGGGCGGTCAACTTTTCCGCAAACTGGCTGCATCTTAAGAAAAAGAACCTTAAAGAGGAGTTGCTAGAGATCCTCAAGGCCAAGGGGATAAGCCCTGACAGGCATATTGTCCTCTACGACGCCAATGGCCTCGATGCCAAGGCCGTTGCTGGATTTTTGAGAGAAGAGAACTACTCTAGGCTCTATGGTTATGATATTAGGGGATGGGCGGCAGATACCAATCTGGCCATGCAGCGTTATAAAAACTATCAACGCATTGTCCCCGCTGTTATTGTCAGGGCTGCCCTGGCAGGTAAGAGCCCCGAGACCTTTACGGGGAGCAAAAAGATTAAAGTTGTTGAGGCCAGCTGGGGAGAAGAAAAAACCTCATATAGCAAGGGCCATATTCCCGGTGCCTTCCATGTCAATACCGATCGGATAGAGCCTCCCACCACCAGTGAACCTGTGATGTGGCTCCTGGCCGATAGCCCGACCCTTAAGCGTTTTGCCCTTGAATTTGGCTTTCAGAAAGATGACACCATTATTGTTGCCAGTCAGGAACCCATGGCGGCCTACCGCCTGGCAACGGTCCTGCGTTATATCGGGGTAGACGATGTCCGGGTCTTAAACGGCGGCACCGACTCCTGGCTTTTGGCTGGCTACCCTCTTGAGACAGAGAGTCATAGCCCTCGCCCTGTGACTGATTTTGCCGGTATTGTTCCGGGCAATTCCGATATAATGGATAGCATGTCCGAAACCAAAGCGGGTCTTGATAGAGCCCAGGGTTTTACCCTGGTGGACAACCGCACCTGGCAGGAGCATATTGGCGAGACAAGCGGTTACTCCTATCATAAGAAGAGGGGACGTATTCCCGGGGCAATCTTCGGTTATGCCGGTACCAGTGGCGCCTATGGCTTAGAGTATTACCGAAACCCTGATAAGACCATGCGCAGTGCAGACGAGTTTTTGGCCCTCTGGCAGGAACAGGGCATTAATACCAATAATCACCTCTCCTTTATGTGCGGAAGTGGCTGGCGGGCAGCTGAAATATACTATTATGCAGATGTCTATGGCCTAAGGGATATTGCTATCTTTAGCGATGGCTGGATCGGTTGGAGTAATGATGAAAAGAACCTCACCGAGACAGGGATACCCACAAGATAA